One genomic segment of Peromyscus leucopus breed LL Stock chromosome 23, UCI_PerLeu_2.1, whole genome shotgun sequence includes these proteins:
- the Tmem211 gene encoding transmembrane protein 211 produces MEVAVWAALGLSLTGMSGLSLVSPAWFQSSSFSYGVFVYCSWPQGDRWNQSCVTFGSPKDMPGLAWKVRHSLGCMLLGGWVLLAFSALLLLAWALAPRRLYPGRGPGPTPTVQAAAAASTLVGLLVFPATLASPLAKEVCEGSRTYYGGTCQLSWGYATAMFNAVLTSLLVVIRWPRVTAIQRTATPSSSDTREITLVSE; encoded by the exons ATGGAGGTCGCCGTGTGGGCTGCCCTAGGACTCTCCCTCACAGGCATGTCTGGCCTCAGCCTGGTCTCCCCTGCCTGGTTCCAGAGCTCTTCCTTCTCCTATGGTGTCTTTGTGTACTGCTCCTGGCCACAGGGTGACCGCTGGAACCAGAGCTGTGTGACCTTTGGGTCCCCGAAGGACATGCCTGGCTTGGCCTGGAAGGTGAGACACA GTCTCGGCTGCATGCTTCTGGGAGGCTGGGTCCTGCTGGCCTTTAGCGCTCTTCTCCTTCTGGCCTGGGCACTGGCCCCGAGAAGGTTGTATCCCGGGAGGGGCCCTGGTCCAACACCCACGGTGCAGGCAGCAGCAG CGGCCTCCACCCTTGTAGGTCTGCTGGTTTTTCCAGCCACTCTGGCTTCCCCATTAGCCAAAGAAGTCTGTGAAGGCTCCCGCACATACTACGGTGGAACATGCCAGCTGAGCTGGGGCTACGCCACTGCCATGTTCAACGCGGTCCTCACCAGCCTGCTCGTTGTCATCAGATGGCCTCGAGTGACCGCGATCCAGAGGACAGCCACCCCCTCCTCTAGTGACACTCGGGAAATCACTCTCGTGTCAGAATAA